The following DNA comes from Candidatus Atribacteria bacterium ADurb.Bin276.
CAGTAAGGCATGAAAACTTTCTTCAACTTCGTTTTTGTTGCCAGGGAAAGAGACATAAACTCTGGCTATTTTTAAATCTGGAGTAATATTGACATGGGTAATAGTCAATCTCTTTATACGTGGATCTGCCGCATTGGATAAAACCATAGTGGCTATCTCTCTTTTAATGAGTTCAGCCAAACGTTGTGAGCGATAGCTCTTCATTTTCAGACCCCTTTCAACAGTTACCTATTTTGATTGGTCAATAGATTTGTATAGTAAATTGAATAATTTCATACCGACCATCGTCTTCAACAAAACGACCAATCTGATCGATCAAATGCCTTACCGTCATTTCATCTTCACCAACACAGGCAAAGCCGATAAAGCCTTGGTTCCAGGCAACGTCAGGATTTAATTCAATAACCGAGAGATTAAAACGGTTTCTCAGTCTTTGTTTGATGGAATTCATAATTCTTCTTTTATCTTTTAACGAAAAACTTTCAGGAAGAGAAAGCAATACTTGACCGGATCCGATTCTCATTATTCTTCTCGTATGACATAAGCTTCTAAAATATCTCCCTCTTCAAAATCTTCAAAGCGATCAAGTCCAATTCCACATTCATATCCCATAGAGACTTCTTTGACATCCTCTTTAAACCTTTTTAAGGAGACAATTTTTGCTGATTCTTCAAGCACTTCTCCTTTTCGAATTACTCGTACAAAGGCATTTCTCTCAATTTTACCCGAGGTGACATACGAACCAGATATCACTCCAGTTTTTGGTATTTTAAAAACCGCTCTTACTTCGGCTTTCCCAATATTTTCCAGATATTGCTTAGGCGCTGCCATTCCCTTAATGGCATTTTGTAAATCGTCAATTACATCATAAATAATACGATAAAGACGGACATCTACTCCTTCCCTTTTGGCAGCTTTTGATACCTCAGAGGGAAGTTTAACATCAAAACCAATAACAATTCCATTCGAAGCTGCAGCTAAAACGACATCGGCTTCGTTGATGTTGCCAACTCCCTTGGAGAGGACCTGAACACTGACTTCATCGCTCCCGATTTGGGAAAGAACTTTTTCGATAGCATCAAGAGATCCTTGAAAATCAGCTTTGAGGATAATATTCAACTCGCGCTTTTTTCCTTCTTCTGGTGAAAGAAGCTCTTCGAGAGAGGTAATCTGAGCACTTGATCCTTTTAAAGATTTTTCCCGCTCCTTCAGTTGTTTTTGATTTGCTATGAGGCGAGCAATTTTTTCATCTTCCAAAACCATGAATTGAGTTCCAGCTGGAGGTAACTCAGAAAAACCAACAATTTCAACTGGCAAAGAAGGAACGGCCTCTTTAATGGATTTACCATTTACTGAAAAGAGAGAACGTACTTTCCCCCAGGTGGCGCCGGCAACAAAAAAATCACCAATCTTGAGGATTCCTTCTTTAATAATAACCGTAGCAACCGGTCCCTTTCCTCGATCTAATCGGGATTCAATAATAGTTCCGGTGGCATAACCTTGATACCGTGCTTTGAGCTCCAAGATTTCGGCTTGCAGTAAAATCATTTCTAAAAGGTCATTAATCCCCTTTTTCTGAAGAGCTGATATATTCACGAAAATTGTATCTCCTCCCCATTCTTCGGGAACCAGCCCATGATCAGAGAGTTGTTGCTTAATGCGATCAGGATTTGCACCGGATTTATCGATCTTGTTAATGGCAACAATAATAGATACATCGGCAGCTTTAGCGTGCTGGAGAGCTTCAACGGTTTGAGGCATTACACCATCATCAGCAGCTACTACCAAAATGGCAATATCAGTGACTTGAGCTCCCCGAGCCCTCATTGCCGTAAAAGCTTCATGGCCAGGTGTATCAACAAAAGTAATCTTTTTATTGTTGACTTCGATTTGATAGGCTCCGATTTTTTGAGTGATCCCACCATATTCAGATTCAGCAACCTTAGAACGACGAATTGCATCTAATAAAGTGGTTTTTCCATGATCGACATGACCTAAAACGGTTACAATCGGAGGGCGAATCTGTAAACTACCTTGAAGAGCTTCAATAGTTTTTTCTCGTAAACTATCTTCCCAGGTGATTTCCCAGTTTTTCTCACGGGCTAAACGTTCAACCACTAATGGTGGAAGAGGTTTTTTTGAATCAAAAATCACATTCCAATCGGCTAATTTAATTACAATATCTTCCCAATTCATATCAAGAAGACGAGCGATATCTTTCAAAAGTGGGGATTCTTTGAGTTGGATGGTTCGCTCTTTTCTTTTTCGTTTTTTTTCTTCTTCTTTTTTCTGATACTCCCTTTCTTCCTGTAAAAGCTCAATATACTCTTCATCAATACTACTCATATGGTTTTTTACATCAGATCCTAAAGCTTTTAATATATCCATCACTTCATGAGTTGGCATACCAAGCTGTTCTGCCACTTTATATATTCTAATTTTTGCCATGCTTAACCTCCTTTGGCAAGGATTCAATTAGGTTTTGAATTGCCCTCTGTAGAGCTATAACATCTTCCTGAATTACCTCAGTTTTAAGGGCAAAAGAAAGGAGTTGCCTATTTATACGAGCATTGCATTCTGTATTCGGGCATATATAGGCTCCTCTTCCAGGTTTTTTTCCAGTCATATCGATATCTATCTCACCAGTAGGTGACGCAACGATCCGAACCAATGATTTTTTCTCTTTTCGAAGGCGACAAGACAGGCAAAGCCGTAAGGGTATTTTCTTTTTTTTCATCAATGACTTGGCACCTCTTTTATTTCCTGATCACTTTTTATATCGATTCTCCAACCGGTCAAACGGGCAGAAAGTCTAGCATTCTGCCCTTCTTTCCCAATGGCGAGTGAAAGTTGATCATCGGGAACATAAACCCGGGCTGTATTAGAATCAGAATCAAGTTCGACCAAGGTGACATGAGCCGGACTCAAGGCATCTGAAATAAATACCTTTGGATCGTTGCTCCAACGGATAATATCAATTTTTTCACCCCGGAGTTCATCGGTTATATGTTTAACCCTTGCTCCTTTATTTCCAATGCAAGAACCAACCGGATCGACCTTGGCATCCCGGCTTTCGACAGCAATTTTAGTTCGGGCTCCCGGTTCCCGGGCGATAGCTTTGATGGTGACAAAACCATCATGAACTTCCGGAACTTCCAATTCAAATAATCTTTTTACTAAGCCTGGATGGGATCGAGAGAGAACAATACGGGGACCCCGGCTGGTTTTTTTCACTTCAATTATATAAAATTTCATCCGGGCTCCAATCCGATAATTTTCCGATGGTATCTGTTCATTAGGCGGAAGAAGAGATTCAATTTTTTCCAGATCGATGATGATATTTTTCCCTTCTTTACGGTTAATGACGCCAGTAACGATGTCCTCTGCCCTTTCTAAAAATTCATCATATACCAAACTTCTCTCAGCTTCTCGAATGCGTTGCATAATTACCTGTTTGGCAGTTTGGGCTGCAATCCTCCCAAAATCTTTGGGTGTAATTTCAACCTGAACTATTTCTCCCGGTCCAACTCGATTTGGGTTTTGGTTGGATAGAACTTCATATTCGTCGATATCAAGCGTTTCACCATTTTCAGGGTTGACTAATTTGTGGGTGTATACTTTAACTTCTCCAGTATTTGGATCAAGAATAACTTCCACTGCTTTATGGGGGCCCTTAAAATTTTTCTTGTATGCAGAAAGAAGAGCCGCTTCTATAGCTTGTTTTAGGGTCTCACGCGAAATCCCCTTTGCTCTTTCAATTTGCTCGATTGCAAAAAAAAGATCTTTATTCATATTAAACCCCCTGCATACTATTACTTTCTTGTTCGATAATAAAAAATATTGGTCTTTCATACAAACAAGAAAGAGTGGGCTTCAAACCCACTCTTTCTTGTTTGTATGCCTTCATTCTCCTATAAAACAGGATCAGTCTTCGATGTAAGGTTCAAATAATAAAACTAATCATTCAAAGAACACCAACCTTATTCGGCAAAATTAAGTAACTAGGTGTTCTATCCCTACTATTTTATACTAACTGAGCATGGGTTGCAAATTTATCCTCTATAAATATATTGACGTGTGGCTCATATCGAGTCAGGAATTTAAAAGCAGTGATGAGAA
Coding sequences within:
- a CDS encoding hypothetical protein (Transcription termination/antitermination protein NusA); the protein is MNKDLFFAIEQIERAKGISRETLKQAIEAALLSAYKKNFKGPHKAVEVILDPNTGEVKVYTHKLVNPENGETLDIDEYEVLSNQNPNRVGPGEIVQVEITPKDFGRIAAQTAKQVIMQRIREAERSLVYDEFLERAEDIVTGVINRKEGKNIIIDLEKIESLLPPNEQIPSENYRIGARMKFYIIEVKKTSRGPRIVLSRSHPGLVKRLFELEVPEVHDGFVTIKAIAREPGARTKIAVESRDAKVDPVGSCIGNKGARVKHITDELRGEKIDIIRWSNDPKVFISDALSPAHVTLVELDSDSNTARVYVPDDQLSLAIGKEGQNARLSARLTGWRIDIKSDQEIKEVPSH
- the rbfA gene encoding Ribosome-binding factor A, encoding MKSYRSQRLAELIKREIATMVLSNAADPRIKRLTITHVNITPDLKIARVYVSFPGNKNEVEESFHALLKASRFIRSHISQNIRIRYMPEIEFIYDTSLEKAYQVIDLINQIGRKSGS
- the infB gene encoding Translation initiation factor IF-2, with the translated sequence MAKIRIYKVAEQLGMPTHEVMDILKALGSDVKNHMSSIDEEYIELLQEEREYQKKEEEKKRKRKERTIQLKESPLLKDIARLLDMNWEDIVIKLADWNVIFDSKKPLPPLVVERLAREKNWEITWEDSLREKTIEALQGSLQIRPPIVTVLGHVDHGKTTLLDAIRRSKVAESEYGGITQKIGAYQIEVNNKKITFVDTPGHEAFTAMRARGAQVTDIAILVVAADDGVMPQTVEALQHAKAADVSIIVAINKIDKSGANPDRIKQQLSDHGLVPEEWGGDTIFVNISALQKKGINDLLEMILLQAEILELKARYQGYATGTIIESRLDRGKGPVATVIIKEGILKIGDFFVAGATWGKVRSLFSVNGKSIKEAVPSLPVEIVGFSELPPAGTQFMVLEDEKIARLIANQKQLKEREKSLKGSSAQITSLEELLSPEEGKKRELNIILKADFQGSLDAIEKVLSQIGSDEVSVQVLSKGVGNINEADVVLAAASNGIVIGFDVKLPSEVSKAAKREGVDVRLYRIIYDVIDDLQNAIKGMAAPKQYLENIGKAEVRAVFKIPKTGVISGSYVTSGKIERNAFVRVIRKGEVLEESAKIVSLKRFKEDVKEVSMGYECGIGLDRFEDFEEGDILEAYVIREE